In Drechmeria coniospora strain ARSEF 6962 chromosome 03, whole genome shotgun sequence, the DNA window gGTCACCTTCGCCGTCTtggtcaccgtcaccgtcgtcgtcatccccaGTCGACTCTCCGACCGTCAGCTTCGGCAGCGCGCCCCAGACAACCCATATGGCCTTGACATTTACCAGAGCCGCCAGCACCGCCTCCCCAAGCTGCGGGTAGCTGTAGTAGGCGGTAAAGGCGGGCAGGGCGATGTGTCGGACGGAACCCAAGGAGCTCTTGATGACCCCGAGCTCATCGTGCGCGTGCTCGCAGAAACGATGCCACTGGTCGCGCCCGACGTAGAGAACGTCGCGCTCGGCATCCCACGGCCGGACGAGGCATCGGCGTTTGGTCCTTGGCCGCACCAGCACCTTGATCTTGCGCGACGCCGCCCACTGGTCGAAGACGGCGCGGGCCTCGTGGTTGACCGAGGCCATGCTCGggacgccgccgacatcCACCAGCCTCTCGGCCTTTTCGgtcgagccgtcggcgtcagTGTCCTCCATCAGCCATCGCCAGCTGTAGAGGTAGACGGCAgatgcatcgtcggccgcgagggTGTCCATCCACACCTGCCGACGAAGCTCCGCCGGCAGTCTCGAGAAGGAACTGAACgttgccgagctcgtcctctcgccgacgagacttgaccttgtcgccgccgtgggaGAGACCATGCTGGAGCGGACGAGTCGTTCAACCTCGGCAGCGTTGCGGATGGCACGTTGGCGCCACTCGTTGGCGCGTATTACCTGCTGTGGGGCGAGTTGTGGTGCTTCAGCGCAACCACCGATGCCACCAGCAGCGGAGGCCAGTACAGCAAGCTCAACAGCCTCAACAGGACAAGCATCGGAGGTGCAAGCCATGCAGCTCTGCATAGCATGAGCACCCCGGGAATCCTTGTCATGCGTATGCAGTGTTCGTGCTGCGTACAGAAACTACCATATCGACGGCCAGACACAACGGCATGCCAGGCACCAAAGATGTTCAACCAAAGGACGGgttactactataatactGGCATCAATGCGGCATGCGATCCGGTATTGGATGCATTGGCATGCTGTTGCTTGCTCGAATGACACCATCCTGACACCATCCATGCGACCCGTGCCATCGCCCTGTCGCCCCATCGCCGGCCTACAACTTTGCTTCCGCTCCGGCTGCCGCGAGCACCTTCTTTTGCGTGTCCTGCAGCGCCCagtcgctcgccgccgtctggcttcgtgccgccgccgcctgctcggccgtgaagcccttggcctcgacggccgggtTGTAGCCGAGCCCGTTGCGGCGGCCGACCGTgtccgagtcgacgacgggcgccacctcgccgtcggcccgccggtagacggtgacgacgacggcgcccccgaggccgaggttgTGCTGGAGGCAGTACCGggtccccgccgccgcccggttGTTGGCCCAGCCGCGCAGGTGCcagacgagctcggcgcaCTGGGCGATGCCCGTCGCCCCGAGCGGGTGGCCCTTGGAGATGAGCCCGCCCGAGGGGTTGACGACGTAGCGGCCGCCGTAGGTGATGTCGCCGGCGCGGACGAGCTCGTGCGCCTTGCCCTCGGCGCTGAGGCCGAGCGCGTCGATGGCCACCATCTCGTTGGCGCTGAAGCAGTCGTGCAGCTCCACCACCTTGACGTCGGTCGTGGTGatgcccgcctcggccagcgcCGTCCGCGCCGCGTGCCGCGTCATCTCGTAGCCCATGAGGTCGATGGCGCTGCGCGAGAAGAGGCTCGGCCCGTCCGTCGCGAGGCACTGGCCGGCCACCTCGACCGCCTGCTCCCGGAGGTGCggtcgggcgtcgaggaaggccTGCGAGACGACAATggcggccgcgccgccgtccgacgTCGGGCAGCACTGCAGCTTCGTCAGCGGCGCGAAGATGGTCTTGTCCGCGAGGATCTCGTCGCGCGTGTAGACCTTCTGGAACTGCGAGTACGGGTTCTTCGGCGAGTGCGCGTGGTTGACGCGAGCAATCTCGGCGaagtcgtcggccgtcgcgccGTACCGCTCCATGTACTCGCGTCCGGCGTTGCCGAACATCTGCGCCGTCCCCGGCGCGCTCTCGACGCCGCGCGTGtccgccatcatcgccaacGTCGTCCCCGTCGGGTTCTCGCGGTCGTTGAAGAAGCTCTGCAGGCTGCCCGGCATCATCTTCTCGAAGCCCACCACCATGACGCAGTCGGCCGCCCCGCTGGCGCAGAGCGTCCGCGCCATGGCGAGCCCCGTGCTGCCCGTCGAGCAGTTGTTGTTGACGTTGTAGATGGGAATCTTGGTCATGCCGAACTGGTAGAAGACTCGCTGGCCGCAGGTGCTGTCGCCGTAGCAGTAGCACGCGACGccctgctcgacgtcgtcgtagCTGATCTGCGCGTCCAGGAGCGCCTTGACGCCCGCCTCGAAGCCGAGCTCGGTGTAGTCGACCTTGCCTCGGGGCTTGATGAACTTTGTCATGCCCACGCCGAGCACGTAGACGGCCGACTTTTCCTTGCGCGCCATCCTGTGAACGCAGGCAACCGCCGCTGACCTATCTCGCAGGGGCGTGGCGACGGAGGGACGGGCGGAAGTCCGTATGAAGAGTTGAGACTAGGTCGATgatgcggcggcgatgcggaaTTCGCACGTAGTATCGACGTATGTGTGCGTGCGCGGCCGTGGGCGTTTGCGGATGCGGTCGAGCGAGTGCGAGCGAGGCGAATTCGTGCCGGTTGTGAGTGACAGTTGGGCATTATTTAAGTATATGGAATGCGGGGAGGGGCGGTTGTCTCTGAGAAGCCGAGGTCCTCGGACCGCTATTAGTGTTGGTGCGACTCCGTTCGTCATCGTGCGGCCCATCCCGACCCCGTATTAACTGTTCATCCGCCCCGTAAAATCAGGCTCCGCAGCCTACGGACGACGCATCGCCACCGTGTCGTCGTTGTGCTGCTGCTTCAAGCACCTAGCCGTGTCTTTGTCCCGGCCCATGATGACATTCCCGTTGACTTGGCCTCCCCGTTGACTTGGCCTCCCCGTTGACTTGGCATCCCCGTTGACTTGCTGTACCGAGCGTTGCGACGCCCCCGTACCGCCGCTGGCCCAACGTCTACCGTCTCCCGGCACGTAAGGCACAAACGCAGACACACTTGATGCACCGGTCCCCAAACGTCAGTCATACCATGCTCAGAGCCTCGAGCCCCGAGCCCCGAAGTTTGAGCCCCGTCGCAAGGTCGAATTTCGGCCTGCCTGCGGACCGGCCTCGCCCGTTCCTCGGCTCGCCCGTTCCTCGGCTCGCCCGTTCCTCGGCTCGACCGCCCGAATGCTtccgccgtcaccgacgagCCTCGTCCGTCGGATTCGTGGCAttcgctccgccgccgccgccgccgcccatcggCCAGGCTCCCGGTAGCCCTTCCGCATCCTCCGCATCCTCCGCTTggtcggcttcgtcctccgagtcgtcgtcgtttctGCCACTCTCCGCTCCGGCGCCCCGATTGACGCCGAGCATCTGCATCAGCATCGCCAGAATCCCGGGCTCGCTGTTCCCGCCGATGCTGTCCTCGATATCCCTCctcagctcctcgtcgtctgctTCGCGGAGGGCACgtatctcgtcgtcggagtagtcctcctcgtcctcgagtgGCCCTAGACGTCCCAGCGGCGGCTGCCCAAAAATCAGGTCCTGCATCTCGGCCAGCAACGCTGCATCCCGACCGTCGTCCGGTCCCGACCGCTCGCGCCACGGCCATCGCGCACTCTCGCCCGTGAGTATGTTGTCCTCCAGTGGCGGTGGTAGAGGATCAAACTCGTAGTTTGGATGCCTGTTTAATAATTCCCTCGGTGCCACCGCCAACAGGGACGTCTGCCCTTCGAGGTATCCTAATCTGGTTGCCCCGAGGTCGACCGGAATTTCCTCCGTCTTCAGCGATGTCGTGTCGGCTCGGGTGAGCCCCTGTGCGACGTCCTGAACAAGCCCTGTCGCCTGCGGGTTGTTCCACAAATCCTTGGTCTGGTGCAGGTACAACTTGACCCAGAATGATTGTGCGTCCGAGTCAGGCTTGACACCCCAGATGGACGGTGGTGCGTCGAGGCCCAGTTCCTGGAACAGGGCGCAGTAGAGCCAGGGCAGTTGCTTGATGCCACTCACGAGGCTCCGACGGGCCCCTTCCGGATCGCCAAGCTGCAGCTTTGCCAGCACGAGGCTTTGTCGGATGTACACGAAATCGCCATGGTCacccgccgcctccgcctcgtcgaggaagtcgaTGAGCCATTGAGACTCGTAGGCCCTGAGAGCCAGCACGTGGATGAAGTGCCTCATGGCGTAGGGGTCCTGCCTATCCATGGCGAAGAGAAGCTTGGACCACTCCAACGCTGTTCTGTAGGTGCCTTTCTGGATGAGGCTCTTCAGTTCGTGGTATCCGGCGAGCCAAAATTGCCTGTTCTCCGGTCGGCAAAAGTCCAGCCGGGCTTGTCCCCGTTCGATGTCTTGCCTaaacgacgacgtcgtcactCGACCAAATGTAAACAGAGCCCGTTCGCACAGCTCACCCGCGAGGGCCATGTTCTGGTCTTGTTTCGCGACGCTGCTCACCTGGAGCAAAGTCGACACGTGGTACGCTGCTCGGCATTAGCATATTTTTGTGTGTGCGCGCTCAAAGGGGCATCCGGGGCAACGTACGGAATCGTTTGAGCAGATGAACCATTCGCATCGGGTCTCCGATTTGCACGCACGCGAAGAACAAGGCCTGGACACCGTCGTAGTCCTTGCTGTGCGCGTACGTGTACTGGGTCCAGGATCCATCCGGTGACTTGTCCAACTCCGCCATAGTTAACCCGCCGGCAGACTGGCGCGGCCAATGATCACGCCCCTGGACGAAGACGTTTCGTCGAAGTGATACCTGCGGCAGTTTCGGCGCCCCTAGCGGTTCTCGCAAATACGTTTCCAGATCCTGCTGTTGCGTAGCAttccgtcggcgtcgattGTTTTCGTGTTGCTGCTCctccgtcgatgccgattCCATGACGTCGCGACCGAATAGCTGTCTCATCTCGTTGATGGGCCGCAGGTGGTGCGTGTTGATGCCTAGTAGTTCGTTCAGACGGCATCGGTACGTCCCTTTACTCTCTTGTTTCGCCGCGTACGCACTGGACATGTTTGGAGAAATGTTCAACGCTTTGATGGCCTTGTCGatctcgtcttcctcgctgGGCTCCCCCTGCCTTCCACCGACTCCCTCAGCGGCGTCCGCGTGGGCCTTGGTTGCCTTGGTACCCTTCTTCgctttcttctttttctttttaGATTTCTTCGGAAGCTGAGTCTCGTTGTTTAATTCTTGTCGTCCCTCAAATCGAGTCTCGTCTTCCTCGGAACCTTGATTCTCCTCATCGTTCaggccgtcatcatcatcgtcgccgcccaaggCAGCAAAAAGATTAGGGCGCGGTTGTATGGCTGGCACGGCTTCTTCAACGTCCGACTCCCCATCAGAGGTCTTCTCAACCAAATCATCGGTCCGGTCCAGCTCTCGTTGTCGCTGCAGCTTCCGTAGCTGCCGAGTCGACATTGTGCCTGCGGAGTGGTAGCCTACGGGGGCCACGGAACGAACCGGCTTGCAAGCGTATGGGGAATGACTTGGAAAGAGGCGAATGAAGCGGCTGCACTGGATATGTTGGCCTAGGAGCGATGTGCAGTTGAGGAATGGGATGAATCTATCCTCGATGTTTCGAGATGGTAAAGGACTAGATAACAGTGCTAGCGGCACGTACTGGATACggatagtactagtaagtattATATTAGTTGCGAGCACCAGGCTGCGTGGATAGCGGGGCAACACCACAAGCTGCAACTTGGGGAAAAAATGGCGATTGCATTCCCAAACACCAGTATGCATGTTCcggtattactgtacggagtatggaaGCTGTCTTTCCATGGTCCTCATATGACGATATACCATATGCAGGTATGCATCGTAAATGGTCGTCTCAGTTCAACTGCTCGGCTTTTCAATGAACAACTAAACGCTAACAGCAATACATCATGGCCCCATCCTGTTGCTTGCCACAACAGCTCGTGTACATGCTCTACCAATAAAGAATCCAGGCCCCTAAAGTATCTTGATGTGAATGGCATCGACCAAGGTAGCAGGCAACCCCATCATACAGAATCATACATGCGGAAACGGCTATCCGACAGCGTGTGCGTTACGTACGGCTGCCTAGCAATTACCTGATAGGTAGACAAACACCCTGATGCTTCTCCTCATCCCTCGGCGAATCGGCGTTTATCCACATGATCCGTCGAACCGTCAGCGTGTGCTTCAACGCCAACACCGGCTTGCATCCGGTTATTCATAAAGCCAGCCCCGCAGTGTCGTAATCCAAACTCCTCATCGTCTCATCTCATTTCCGAAAGGGCAAAAGGTACCGCCGAAGCCCGCTGAATCACAAGAGTGTGTGGAATCGAGTGCTTCCACTGGCCCGTGAGTAGGTGCCAACATGAAAGGCACCATCAAAGAAATCATGTCATGCGGCCTGGAAGGAGCCGTGGACGCGCAGAAAAGTCGTGATCctgtgccggccgtcgtcacgtCACTGCCCGGCACCTGCAGGTTGGTACTGGGGTGGGGGGCGGCTGCCTCCTCGACCGCTGCGGTTGTATCCCCGTCCGCGGCCGCCCCGTCCGCGGCCCCGGCCACGATAGTTTCGAtagccgccgtcgacgctaCCTTGTCCGAACGTCTCCATGTTCTTGCGCTGTTCCTCACCGCGCCActctcggccgcccgccTTCTGGCCGCCGTTTTCGGCCCGATCTTTGGCTTCGCTGGAGATGTTGTCGAAGAAAGATTTCGTCTTGTTGTAGGCGACGGGCGGGGTGCCGTCGGGTGCCTCCATCTCGGTGGCCAGCTCGGGAAGATTTGTCGCCGTTTCGGCCAAGGGAGACCCGGCAATCGCTTCTTTGGCAATCTCTACCTTGTTGAATTTGGCATTGGATTGCGCAAAGTCAAAGTCCGAGTCGGGAACCTCGACCTTTGGCGCTCCCTGACGACccccacggccacggccacgaggAGCAGGCGCCCCTCTGACGGCATTGACCCTCATCTCGTTGACCTTGTTGGTCAGGTTATCCATTGCGTTGCCGCCGCTATTTCCAAGCTGTGCCATGGCaacagcgacggcggctctTGCTGCGCTCgtggcatcctcgacgctcgtgggagccgccgccaccgcggGCTTCCCGGCTGCTTGTTCTGCCCTGTTGCCCGAGGGGAGATGGAATGGTTTGGTGCTTGATCCCGAGAGGGGAATGACAGGCGTGACGCGGTTGCCCCGCGACAATTGAGAGGTGGCGTTAGGCCGGTCGGTAGAGCTGGGCGCGGCACCGTTGGTGTTCCCcctctgcgccgccgccttgacCTCCTTGACGGAGGGCTTGGATTCTACGGGTGGACTCGGCGCCGCAGCCGGTTGGCGTGATGCCTGAGCAAGGGATTTTGGCTCGGTTGCAGGAGCAGATTGGCCTGTTTTCGCTCGATCGGgagcgacgccgccggccttgggGTCTTGGGCGGTATGGGAGGAAGGACCCTGATGCGGGATTTGGGGTTCGGGACCGCCACCTTGACCCGGTGGGAACGACTGGTCGGTCCACGGCCCTGAGCCACCGGGCGGGAAGCCTTGGCCAGGAGGGAACCAGCCCGGGGGCGGGGGGTAC includes these proteins:
- a CDS encoding nonspecific lipid-transfer protein precursor; this translates as MARKEKSAVYVLGVGMTKFIKPRGKVDYTELGFEAGVKALLDAQISYDDVEQGVACYCYGDSTCGQRVFYQFGMTKIPIYNVNNNCSTGSTGLAMARTLCASGAADCVMVVGFEKMMPGSLQSFFNDRENPTGTTLAMMADTRGVESAPGTAQMFGNAGREYMERYGATADDFAEIARVNHAHSPKNPYSQFQKVYTRDEILADKTIFAPLTKLQCCPTSDGGAAAIVVSQAFLDARPHLREQAVEVAGQCLATDGPSLFSRSAIDLMGYEMTRHAARTALAEAGITTTDVKVVELHDCFSANEMVAIDALGLSAEGKAHELVRAGDITYGGRYVVNPSGGLISKGHPLGATGIAQCAELVWHLRGWANNRAAAGTRYCLQHNLGLGGAVVVTVYRRADGEVAPVVDSDTVGRRNGLGYNPAVEAKGFTAEQAAAARSQTAASDWALQDTQKKVLAAAGAEAKFMVSPTAATRSSLVGERTSSATFSSFSRLPAELRRQVWMDTLAADDASAVYLYSWRWLMEDTDADGSTEKAERLVDVGGVPSMASVNHEARAVFDQWAASRKIKVLVRPRTKRRCLVRPWDAERDVLYVGRDQWHRFCEHAHDELGVIKSSLGSVRHIALPAFTAYYSYPQLGEAVLAALVNVKAIWVVWGALPKLTTAKVTKTVTMTKTVTMTKTVTKTETATVTMTKTTKVTKTVTKTVTKTVTKTETATVTMTKTETVTVAMKTMTVRETTRKTPSQRSAGGEKDQPVLMAVEDPVDRTVRYEKGELEEWMDEMDEALNTVELPPHVCTQDDSRCFDLPLIPAHAVRC
- a CDS encoding hypothetical protein (related to SCD6-suppressor of clathrin deficiency); the encoded protein is MSEFLGSRISLISKSDIRYVGTLHEINSDESTVSLENVRSFGTEGRRGRPDKEIAPSDQVYEYIVFRGSDVKDLRIEDHPGIKENKPPPSMPDDPAIVGARPLGGPAPPQQPPTGGFQPPYHNGFYGGPPPASWGRGGGPGSGPGPGPAFGNMPYPPPPGWFPPGQGFPPGGSGPWTDQSFPPGQGGGPEPQIPHQGPSSHTAQDPKAGGVAPDRAKTGQSAPATEPKSLAQASRQPAAAPSPPVESKPSVKEVKAAAQRGNTNGAAPSSTDRPNATSQLSRGNRVTPVIPLSGSSTKPFHLPSGNRAEQAAGKPAVAAAPTSVEDATSAARAAVAVAMAQLGNSGGNAMDNLTNKVNEMRVNAVRGAPAPRGRGRGGRQGAPKVEVPDSDFDFAQSNAKFNKVEIAKEAIAGSPLAETATNLPELATEMEAPDGTPPVAYNKTKSFFDNISSEAKDRAENGGQKAGGREWRGEEQRKNMETFGQGSVDGGYRNYRGRGRGRGGRGRGYNRSGRGGSRPPPQYQPAGAGQ